A window from Thiomonas sp. FB-Cd encodes these proteins:
- a CDS encoding ribbon-helix-helix protein, CopG family gives MDRLQINVRLPPGLMELLDKKRIDLLPEMGKIPSRSDVVRLALDAYLEASAPAADGPKPSAKRRSS, from the coding sequence ATGGACAGACTGCAGATCAATGTGCGATTGCCTCCCGGCCTGATGGAGCTGTTGGACAAGAAGCGTATTGATCTGCTGCCGGAGATGGGAAAAATTCCATCGCGCTCGGATGTCGTGCGGCTCGCCTTGGATGCCTACCTAGAAGCATCAGCTCCTGCGGCTGATGGGCCAAAGCCTTCGGCGAAGCGAAGGTCATCTTGA